Proteins from a single region of Amycolatopsis sp. CA-230715:
- a CDS encoding FAD-dependent oxidoreductase: MRVAVIGAGLGGLALAQGLKRAGIDVRVYERDAALASRMQGYRLHLDGRAMQGLRRLLPPRLAELFDATAYVPSTPFMMLDDRLETVLADEFDGGGDVSIDRLVLRRILISGIEDEVEFGKELTGYRSERGQVTASFRDGTETTADVLVAADGINSTVRRQYLPHARIFDTGVYQLYGRVPLDERTRGLFDDRMFGIFTAIAGPDRTRAGVAPVEFPEDPRQAAARIAGIDLHPVSSYMTCSFSARHDWFEHDFAELRTMPGPDLHALMTRGVRDWHPRIRDIVAHCEPESVFALSLRSSVPIEPWPTTNVTLLGDAIHAMSPAAGAGACAALWDADLLSALLSGGGDPLVALRKYEAEMIEYGFAKVREGASNGQYYIGQDPLPVS, encoded by the coding sequence ATGCGTGTTGCCGTCATCGGTGCGGGGCTCGGCGGGCTGGCGCTCGCCCAAGGGCTCAAGCGCGCGGGAATCGACGTGCGGGTCTACGAACGCGATGCCGCGCTGGCGTCGCGGATGCAGGGGTACCGGCTGCACCTCGACGGCAGGGCCATGCAGGGGTTGCGCAGGCTGCTGCCGCCGAGGCTGGCGGAGTTGTTCGACGCCACCGCGTATGTGCCGTCGACGCCGTTCATGATGCTGGACGACCGGCTCGAAACCGTGCTGGCCGACGAATTCGACGGCGGTGGAGACGTCTCCATCGATCGGCTGGTACTGCGCCGGATCCTGATCTCCGGCATCGAGGACGAGGTCGAGTTCGGCAAGGAGCTGACCGGGTACCGCAGCGAGCGCGGGCAGGTCACCGCGTCCTTCCGGGACGGCACCGAAACCACGGCCGACGTGCTGGTCGCGGCCGACGGCATCAACTCCACCGTGCGCCGCCAGTACCTGCCGCACGCGCGGATCTTCGACACCGGCGTGTACCAGCTCTACGGCCGGGTCCCGCTCGACGAGCGGACGCGCGGCCTGTTCGACGACCGGATGTTCGGGATCTTCACCGCCATCGCCGGGCCGGACCGCACGCGCGCGGGAGTCGCCCCGGTCGAGTTCCCGGAGGATCCCCGGCAGGCGGCGGCGCGGATCGCGGGTATCGACCTGCACCCCGTTTCGAGCTACATGACGTGTTCCTTCAGCGCGCGCCACGACTGGTTCGAGCACGACTTCGCCGAACTGCGCACGATGCCGGGACCGGATCTCCACGCGCTGATGACGCGCGGCGTCCGCGACTGGCATCCGCGGATCCGCGACATCGTGGCGCACTGCGAGCCGGAGTCCGTGTTCGCGCTTTCCTTGCGCAGCAGCGTTCCCATCGAGCCGTGGCCGACCACGAACGTCACGTTGCTCGGTGACGCCATCCACGCGATGAGCCCGGCGGCGGGCGCGGGGGCGTGCGCGGCGCTGTGGGACGCGGATCTGCTGTCGGCACTGCTTTCCGGCGGCGGTGATCCGCTGGTGGCCTTGCGGAAGTACGAGGCGGAGATGATCGAGTACGGCTTCGCGAAGGTGCGCGAGGGCGCGTCCAACGGGCAGTACTACATCGGCCAGGACCCGCTCCCGGTGAGCTGA
- a CDS encoding TetR/AcrR family transcriptional regulator — protein sequence MTTQQRPLRADAERTVRTILEAAERVYSADPTATIEQVAEAAGVARTTVHRRFATREALLDALSKWATEQFQGAIDAARPESTPPLVALYQVTANVLRVKSSWRFAMGRIASDASTAAVHADAEARCVELLRRAIGAGLLRPDVDPRWASRVYLALVNEACRGGVDDEGPDALAATIMDTLLRGIGTEAARL from the coding sequence GTGACAACGCAGCAGCGCCCGCTGCGCGCGGATGCCGAGCGGACCGTGCGCACCATCCTCGAAGCGGCCGAACGCGTGTACAGCGCCGACCCGACGGCCACCATCGAGCAGGTCGCCGAGGCCGCCGGAGTGGCCCGCACGACCGTGCACCGCCGGTTCGCCACGCGCGAGGCACTGCTCGACGCGCTGAGCAAATGGGCGACCGAGCAGTTCCAGGGCGCGATCGACGCGGCCCGGCCGGAATCGACGCCCCCGCTCGTCGCGCTGTACCAGGTCACCGCCAACGTGCTGCGGGTCAAGAGCAGCTGGCGGTTCGCCATGGGACGGATCGCGTCGGACGCTTCCACGGCCGCCGTGCACGCGGACGCGGAAGCCCGATGCGTCGAGCTGCTTCGCCGCGCGATCGGCGCCGGGCTGCTGCGACCGGACGTCGATCCGCGCTGGGCGAGCCGCGTCTACCTGGCCCTCGTCAACGAAGCCTGCCGGGGCGGCGTCGATGACGAGGGCCCGGACGCGCTGGCCGCGACGATCATGGACACGCTCCTGCGCGGAATCGGGACCGAGGCGGCCAGGCTCTGA
- a CDS encoding SDR family NAD(P)-dependent oxidoreductase, whose product MDLQLTGKTALVTGASRGIGLAIVRALVAEGMTVIGAARTTSAELAESGARAVVADLSTPDGPADLVRSVLDEHGDIDVLVNNVGGGELSELRPFFGYDDKQWAQIFDLNFFAAVRTSQAAIDSVVRTRGLVVNISSIGARVPQDAPAPYTTAKAALNVFGKAMAEEYGGQGVRVATVSPGPTRTSLWTDPDGFGGAVAAAQGVSHDELLAGLAAASGIPSGELVEPEQVASFVAYLASPLAASMTGHDYVVDGGAVKTA is encoded by the coding sequence ATGGACTTGCAGTTGACGGGGAAGACCGCGCTGGTCACCGGCGCCAGCAGGGGGATCGGGCTGGCGATCGTGCGCGCACTGGTCGCGGAGGGGATGACGGTGATCGGCGCCGCGCGCACCACCTCCGCCGAACTCGCCGAGAGCGGGGCGCGCGCCGTGGTGGCCGATCTGTCCACTCCGGACGGTCCAGCGGACCTCGTGCGCTCGGTGCTCGACGAGCACGGTGATATCGACGTCCTGGTCAACAACGTCGGCGGCGGTGAACTGAGCGAGCTTCGGCCGTTCTTCGGCTACGACGACAAGCAGTGGGCGCAGATCTTCGACCTGAACTTCTTCGCCGCCGTGCGCACCAGCCAAGCCGCCATCGACAGCGTGGTCCGCACCCGTGGCCTGGTTGTCAACATCTCCTCGATCGGCGCACGGGTACCGCAGGACGCGCCGGCTCCCTACACCACCGCCAAGGCCGCGCTCAACGTGTTCGGCAAGGCGATGGCCGAGGAATACGGCGGCCAGGGAGTCCGCGTCGCCACGGTTTCGCCCGGCCCGACGCGCACGTCTTTGTGGACGGACCCCGACGGTTTCGGCGGCGCGGTTGCCGCGGCACAGGGCGTTTCGCACGACGAACTGCTCGCCGGATTGGCCGCCGCGTCCGGGATCCCGTCCGGTGAGCTGGTCGAGCCCGAGCAGGTCGCGTCCTTCGTGGCCTACCTGGCTTCTCCGCTCGCGGCCAGCATGACCGGGCACGACTACGTCGTCGACGGCGGCGCGGTCAAAACGGCCTAG
- a CDS encoding alpha/beta hydrolase family protein, translating to MKPIKRRFFCAALLTAVMAASGIGTAAADTGCRGALLASTVVDRIPADKVGEYLRKANLDPSRAKFGVIAERIEYRTVTPNGRPTVASGLVVRPDGNPAATDLVSWAHGTMIYRGYAGSVSATDSTRSYAALFASAGYVTSAPDYLGLGTGPGTHPYLDVDSETTASIDALRATKQLAARERVRTTDRVLATGFSQGGPAAMALGRALSRGADPHLRLAALAPISGPYDLSGLVSTALSGGIDNATAYTAYFTVAWNRLHHLYDSPAEAFRDPAIVDLFDGNHPDQEVFPKLPATVGELLTPQFIEKLKHPTSALRRAFRVADGTCDWRPNVPVHLFAASGDHTVPIWNSRTCAGQLRENHATAEVVDVGAVDHLPSAKRASAQILALFQAS from the coding sequence GTGAAGCCAATCAAGCGAAGATTCTTCTGCGCGGCCCTGCTCACCGCGGTCATGGCGGCATCGGGGATCGGCACGGCAGCGGCCGACACCGGCTGCCGTGGCGCGCTGCTCGCGTCCACCGTCGTAGACCGGATCCCCGCGGACAAGGTCGGCGAATACCTGCGCAAGGCCAATCTCGATCCGTCTCGGGCGAAGTTCGGGGTGATCGCCGAGCGGATCGAGTACCGCACGGTTACCCCGAACGGCCGCCCGACCGTCGCAAGTGGACTGGTGGTGCGGCCGGACGGGAACCCCGCCGCGACCGATCTCGTGTCCTGGGCGCACGGCACGATGATCTACCGGGGCTACGCCGGTTCGGTCAGCGCGACCGACAGCACCCGCTCGTACGCGGCGCTGTTCGCGTCCGCGGGCTACGTCACCTCCGCACCGGACTACCTCGGGCTGGGCACCGGCCCCGGTACGCACCCGTACCTCGACGTCGACTCGGAAACCACGGCGTCGATCGACGCGCTGCGAGCGACGAAGCAGCTCGCGGCCCGCGAACGCGTGCGGACGACCGATCGCGTGCTGGCCACCGGGTTTTCCCAGGGCGGCCCGGCGGCGATGGCGCTCGGGCGGGCCCTTTCGCGCGGCGCCGACCCGCACCTCAGGCTCGCCGCGCTGGCTCCGATCAGCGGCCCGTACGACCTGAGCGGCCTCGTTTCGACGGCGCTGTCCGGCGGAATAGACAACGCCACCGCCTACACGGCGTACTTCACCGTGGCGTGGAACCGGTTGCACCACCTGTACGACTCGCCCGCGGAAGCGTTCCGCGACCCGGCGATCGTCGACCTCTTCGACGGAAACCACCCCGACCAAGAGGTGTTCCCGAAACTTCCCGCCACCGTCGGCGAACTGCTGACGCCGCAGTTCATCGAAAAGCTGAAGCACCCGACCAGCGCGCTGCGGCGCGCTTTCCGCGTCGCCGACGGTACGTGCGACTGGCGGCCGAACGTCCCGGTGCACCTGTTCGCGGCGAGCGGGGACCACACGGTGCCGATCTGGAACTCGCGCACCTGCGCCGGACAGTTGCGGGAAAACCACGCCACCGCGGAGGTCGTCGACGTCGGCGCGGTCGACCACCTCCCGTCGGCGAAGCGGGCCAGCGCGCAGATATTGGCTCTGTTCCAAGCATCCTGA
- a CDS encoding carbohydrate kinase family protein, with amino-acid sequence MTGVIVVGDAGLDVVARLAGPVVHGGDVRAGIRFTGGGSGANTALWLRACEVEPTLVARIGDDAGGRLIRSELEAAGVRCAFTVDPDAATCCVVVLVDSADGQRSMLADRGANARFSPADVDSAVLAGARHLHLSGYVLLDPSSRPAGIASLAAAKEAGLTTSVDPQAAAHIKDPAAFLDDVRGVDLLMPNSEELEALTGSREVSAAKSLLDVVGSVVLTAGMNGASWVDGDGVTSVPAEPADCVDSTGAGDAFDAGVLSAWLADESTVDILRRGVSCGARAVRKLGPQP; translated from the coding sequence ATGACCGGGGTGATCGTGGTCGGGGACGCGGGCCTCGACGTGGTGGCCAGGCTCGCCGGGCCGGTCGTGCACGGCGGGGACGTGCGGGCCGGGATCCGGTTCACCGGCGGCGGTTCCGGCGCGAACACCGCGTTGTGGCTGCGCGCGTGCGAGGTCGAGCCGACGCTGGTGGCCCGCATCGGCGACGACGCCGGCGGCCGGCTGATCCGGTCCGAGCTGGAAGCAGCCGGGGTGCGCTGCGCCTTCACCGTCGACCCCGACGCGGCGACGTGCTGCGTGGTGGTGCTGGTCGACAGCGCCGACGGCCAGCGCAGCATGCTCGCCGACCGCGGTGCGAACGCCCGCTTCTCCCCCGCCGACGTCGATTCCGCGGTCCTCGCGGGCGCACGTCACCTGCACCTGTCCGGTTACGTGCTGCTCGACCCGTCGTCGCGGCCCGCGGGCATCGCTTCGCTCGCGGCGGCCAAGGAAGCGGGCCTGACCACCTCCGTCGATCCGCAGGCGGCCGCGCACATCAAGGACCCCGCCGCGTTCCTCGACGACGTGCGCGGCGTCGACCTGCTGATGCCGAACTCCGAGGAGTTGGAAGCGCTCACCGGATCGCGGGAGGTGTCCGCGGCGAAGTCGCTGCTGGACGTGGTGGGCTCGGTCGTGCTGACGGCGGGGATGAACGGCGCGTCCTGGGTCGACGGCGACGGGGTCACGAGCGTCCCGGCGGAACCGGCCGACTGCGTCGACTCCACGGGCGCGGGCGACGCGTTCGACGCGGGTGTGCTGTCGGCGTGGCTCGCCGATGAGTCCACTGTGGACATCTTGCGGCGCGGGGTTTCCTGCGGGGCGCGCGCGGTGCGCAAGCTCGGCCCGCAGCCGTAG
- a CDS encoding pseudouridine-5'-phosphate glycosidase, with product MPQIAVRRRCPLVTSSAQAPPITVAEEVSDALTSGRAVVALESTLLSHGLPSGRNLTVARRLEQAVRDAGAVPATIAVLDGEPLAGLSNEQLERVCAEDLAKLSLRDLGPAVGLGLSGATTVASTSALAHAAGIGVFGTGGLGGVHLGAAQTWDVSADLGALGALPTVVVCSGVKSVLDIAATLEVLETNSVPVLGYRTDDFPAFYLRSSGYPAPWRVDDPATAAKVISAHRAYSGSGVLVTNPVPEESEMDKDLHDRLLRGGLDLLAERGVQGSDVTPVLLEHFHEASGGVSLDANEALVLANVALAAEIAVELA from the coding sequence ATGCCCCAGATCGCCGTTCGGCGAAGATGTCCCCTCGTGACCAGTTCAGCCCAGGCGCCCCCGATCACCGTCGCCGAGGAAGTTTCCGACGCGCTGACCAGCGGGCGCGCGGTCGTCGCCCTGGAGAGCACGCTGCTCTCGCACGGCCTGCCGTCCGGCCGGAACCTCACCGTGGCGCGGCGCCTGGAGCAAGCGGTCCGGGACGCGGGCGCGGTGCCCGCGACTATCGCGGTCCTCGACGGCGAACCGCTCGCAGGTCTGTCGAACGAGCAGCTCGAACGGGTGTGCGCCGAGGATCTCGCGAAGCTGTCGTTGCGCGATCTCGGGCCCGCGGTCGGGCTCGGGCTGTCCGGCGCGACGACGGTGGCGAGCACGAGCGCGCTCGCGCACGCGGCCGGGATCGGCGTGTTCGGCACCGGCGGGCTCGGCGGTGTCCACCTCGGCGCGGCGCAGACCTGGGACGTGTCCGCCGATCTCGGCGCGCTCGGCGCGTTGCCGACCGTGGTCGTGTGCTCCGGCGTCAAGTCGGTGCTCGACATCGCGGCGACGCTGGAGGTGCTGGAGACCAACTCGGTGCCGGTGCTCGGCTACCGCACGGACGACTTCCCGGCGTTCTACCTGCGCTCGTCCGGATATCCCGCGCCGTGGCGGGTGGACGATCCCGCCACCGCCGCGAAGGTGATCAGCGCGCACCGCGCCTACTCCGGCTCGGGGGTGCTGGTGACGAACCCGGTCCCCGAAGAGTCCGAAATGGACAAAGACCTGCACGACCGGCTGCTCCGCGGCGGGCTCGACCTGCTCGCCGAACGCGGGGTGCAGGGCTCCGACGTGACCCCGGTGCTGCTGGAGCACTTCCACGAGGCGAGCGGCGGGGTGAGCCTCGACGCGAACGAAGCGCTCGTGCTGGCGAACGTGGCGCTGGCGGCCGAGATCGCGGTGGAACTCGCATGA